The Arachis ipaensis cultivar K30076 chromosome B07, Araip1.1, whole genome shotgun sequence genome includes a window with the following:
- the LOC107609313 gene encoding alpha-1,3/1,6-mannosyltransferase ALG2, whose translation MAKGKATSELNIAIIHPDLGIGGAERLIVDAAVELASHGHKVHIFAAHHDKNRCFEETISGTFPVTVYGSFLPRHVFYRLHALCAYLRCLFVAFCMLFLWPSFDVIIADQVSVVIPILKLKRSAKIVFYCHFPDLLLAQHTTFLRKLYRIPIDYVEEVTTGMADLILVNSNFTASTFANTFIHLNAKGIRPAVLYPAVNVDQFKEPSSFKLNFLSINRFERKKNIELAISAFAMLHSPEASLTIAGGFDIRLKENVEYLEELKALAEREGVSNRIRFITSCSTTERNALLSECLCVIYTPKDEHFGIVPVEAMAAYKPVIACNSGGPLESVKNDETGFLCDPIPEEFSSAMAKFIKDPKEAERMGREARKHVVDSFSTHTFGQSLNRYIVDIHRGKED comes from the exons ATGGCAAAGGGTAAAGCAACTTCAGAGCTCAACATCGCTATTATTCACCCTGATCTCGGCATAG GTGGAGCTGAAAGATTGATTGTGGATGCAGCTGTTGAGCTTGCATCCCATGGCCATAAAGTTCATATTTTTGCTGCACACCATGATAAAAATCGATGCTTTGAGGAAACTATTTCTG GTACCTTTCCAGTTACCGTGTATGGTTCCTTTCTTCCCCGGCATGTATTCTACCGTCTTCATGCATTGTGTGCTTACCTCCGGTGCCTATTTGTTGCTTTCTGTATGCTATTTTTGTGGCCTTCGTTTGATGTTATAATTGCTGATCAGGTCTCCGTAGTCATTCCCATCTTAAAACTTAAAAGATCAGCAAAG ATTGTATTCTATTGTCATTTTCCCGACTTGTTGCTGGCTCAACATACCACTTTCCTCCGGAAGTTGTATCGGATACCGATAGACTATGTAGAAGAAGTCACAACTG GAATGGCTGATTTGATACTTGTTAACAGCAACTTCACTGCTTCTACTTTCGCGAATACTTTTATACATCTCAATGCCAAAGGGATTCGACCAGCTGTTCTGTACCCTGCAGTTAATGTGGATCAGTTCAAAGAACCCAGTTCCTTTAA GCTGAACTTTCTTTCCATTAACCGCTTTGAAAGGAAGAAGAACATAGAATTAGCAATTTCAGCTTTTGCTATGCTTCATTCGCCTGAAGCTTCTTTGACTATTGCAG GTGGCTTTGACATACGGTTGAAGGAGAATGTGGAATACTTAGAAGAGCTTAAGGCTTTAGCTGAAAGAGAAGGTGTCTCTAATAGAATAAGATTCATCACCTCTTGCTCTACCACTGAAAGGAATGCCCTACTCTCGGAATGCCTGTGTGTTATTTACACTCCAAAG GATGAGCATTTTGGCATTGTTCCGGTGGAGGCGATGGCAGCATACAAACCTGTTATTGCATGCAATAGTGGTGGACCATTGGAGAGTGTGAAGAATGATGAAACAGGATTCCTTTGTGATCCTATACCAGAAGAGTTTTCTTCTGCAATGGCCAAATTCATAAAAGATCCCAAAGAGGCTGAAAGAATGGGTAGAGAAGCTAGAAAGCATGTGGTTGATTCATTCTCCACACACACATTTGGCCAAAGTTTAAATAGGTATATAGTTGACATTCACAGAGGAAAAGAGGACTAA